A genomic window from Sphingobacterium spiritivorum includes:
- a CDS encoding NUDIX hydrolase, with amino-acid sequence MFTNFTIDCVIFGFHDGYLKVLLTERNEYPFKDWWALPGFFVNNDEEMEDAVKRILYENTGLKDIYMEQLAALAGLKRHPQGRILTVAYFALMQLDHAKIKVKPVTSYMRQANWFSVHELPDLAFDHKQIIELSLEKLKRKIGYSPVAFELLPEKFTLTQLQLVYEAILGKKLDKRNFRKKMLNYGFLKELAEFQKGVSYRAARLYKLDKRKFHKAFSHED; translated from the coding sequence TTGTTTACAAATTTTACCATTGACTGCGTCATATTTGGCTTCCATGACGGTTATTTAAAAGTTTTACTGACAGAAAGAAATGAATATCCTTTCAAGGATTGGTGGGCTCTTCCTGGTTTTTTCGTAAACAACGACGAGGAGATGGAAGATGCCGTCAAACGGATTCTGTACGAAAATACAGGACTGAAAGATATTTATATGGAACAGCTGGCTGCGTTAGCCGGATTGAAGCGACACCCGCAGGGACGAATTCTGACCGTAGCCTATTTTGCTCTTATGCAACTGGATCATGCAAAGATCAAAGTAAAACCTGTGACATCGTATATGCGACAGGCCAATTGGTTTTCTGTGCATGAACTTCCGGATCTGGCTTTTGACCATAAACAAATTATAGAGCTTAGTCTCGAAAAATTGAAACGTAAAATCGGATATAGTCCGGTGGCATTTGAATTATTACCTGAAAAATTTACCCTTACACAATTACAACTGGTCTATGAAGCTATTCTCGGCAAAAAGCTGGATAAACGTAATTTTAGAAAAAAAATGCTCAATTACGGCTTCCTGAAAGAACTCGCTGAATTTCAGAAAGGTGTCTCGTATCGGGCGGCCCGATTATATAAACTGGATAAACGCAAATTCCACAAAGCATTTTCGCATGAAGATTAA
- the pfkA gene encoding 6-phosphofructokinase codes for MNTISNIGVFTSGGDAPGMNACIRAVVRTAVYEGKKVTGIYHGYQGMLDGTFVEMNSRSVSNIIQKGGTILKTARCMEFRTPEGRAKAYENLKAQGIDGLVAIGGDGTFTGADFFSREYDIPVMCIPGTIDNDLYGSDYTLGYDTATNTVIDAIDKIRDTAASHGRLFFIEVMGRDSGCIALNAGIAGGAEAIMLPEKETAIDELIDLLERAAFKQKTSTIVIVAEGDKNGGAYNVAKRVKEKFDYYDTKVSILGHLQRGGSPSSFDRVLASRMGYAAVKHLLQGKTRMTVGLRGNEIILTPLEEALNNKEFKLSNDMLEISQIMAI; via the coding sequence GTGAATACAATATCAAATATAGGAGTTTTTACATCCGGAGGAGACGCACCGGGAATGAATGCCTGCATTCGGGCAGTCGTCCGTACAGCGGTCTACGAAGGCAAGAAAGTGACGGGCATATATCACGGGTACCAGGGTATGCTGGATGGTACATTTGTCGAAATGAACAGTCGCTCGGTGAGCAATATTATCCAAAAAGGGGGAACTATTCTCAAAACCGCAAGATGTATGGAGTTCAGAACTCCGGAAGGAAGAGCCAAAGCTTATGAAAACCTGAAAGCACAGGGCATAGACGGTTTAGTCGCTATCGGTGGCGACGGTACGTTCACAGGAGCAGATTTTTTCTCCAGAGAATACGACATCCCGGTAATGTGTATACCAGGCACGATTGACAATGATCTGTATGGATCAGACTATACATTAGGATACGACACCGCTACCAATACAGTTATTGATGCCATTGATAAAATTCGTGACACAGCAGCTTCACACGGTCGTCTCTTTTTCATCGAAGTGATGGGACGTGATTCGGGCTGTATTGCGCTTAATGCCGGTATTGCCGGAGGAGCAGAAGCCATTATGCTTCCTGAGAAGGAAACAGCTATAGACGAGCTGATTGATCTGTTGGAGCGTGCTGCTTTTAAACAAAAAACATCTACTATCGTTATCGTAGCAGAAGGAGATAAAAACGGTGGTGCGTACAATGTCGCCAAGCGGGTCAAAGAAAAATTTGATTATTATGACACAAAAGTTAGTATATTAGGGCATTTACAAAGAGGGGGGTCTCCAAGTAGTTTTGACCGCGTACTGGCGAGTAGAATGGGATATGCAGCTGTAAAGCACCTCCTTCAGGGAAAAACCAGAATGACGGTAGGTCTTCGAGGAAATGAGATCATCCTGACTCCTCTGGAAGAAGCCCTCAATAACAAGGAATTTAAATTAAGTAACGATATGTTAGAGATTTCCCAGATCATGGCGATCTAG